The genomic DNA GCCATTTACGGTGTAAAAGTACCAATATTTTATAGGTTTATCTTGTTGAAAGTGACCTTCTTTTTCAACGCGACCATTTTCATAATAAAACGTCCAATATTTAATTTTCTTATTATTGTGCGTCCATCCTTCAGATTTTATCTTACCGCTATCGTAATATGTTCTTTTGTACGATTTTTGAGCGTTGATATTTATACTAATGAACAAAACTAAACTGAATACTACAAATGAATACTGCAAACTGTTACTTATTTCTTATTAACTAAATCCATTAAATCAACATCGTTTCCTAACAATATTTCTGTTGGGTTGATACGCCCTTCCATAGTATCATTTTCTAGTTTTAAAACACCTCTTGGGCATACTGCGCTACAAATACCACAGCCTACACAACTAGAACGTACAATGTTTTCTCCTTTTTGAGCATAAGCGCGAACATCAATTCCCATTTCACAGCTGTTGGAGCAGTTACCACAAGAAATACATTGTCCACCATTGGTTGTAATTCTAAATTTAGAGAATAAACGTTGTTGAAATCCTAAAATAGCAGCCATCGGGCATCCAAAACGACACCAAGATCTGCTTCCTAAAATAGGATAAAACCCTGTGCCAATAACTCCAGAGAAAATAGATCCTATATAGACTCCATAAGCAGAACGCAAAGCACTTCCTTTTATAAAGAATACGT from Flavivirga abyssicola includes the following:
- a CDS encoding toxin-antitoxin system YwqK family antitoxin, which codes for MQYSFVVFSLVLFISININAQKSYKRTYYDSGKIKSEGWTHNNKKIKYWTFYYENGRVEKEGHFQQDKPIKYWYFYTVNGNKKSEGHFVDGKKNNWWLFYDDMEKINHKCQLKDNQKNGYCLMYKNEKLVAARKYKAGKRIKEWTDFKSFRKENNLSDLQ